From the genome of Aphelocoma coerulescens isolate FSJ_1873_10779 chromosome 26, UR_Acoe_1.0, whole genome shotgun sequence, one region includes:
- the PSMA5 gene encoding proteasome subunit alpha type-5, giving the protein MFLTRSEYDRGVNTFSPEGRLFQVEYAIEAIKLGSTAIGIQTSEGVCLAVEKRITSPLMEPSSIEKIVEIDSHIGCAMSGLIADAKTLIDKARVETQNHWFTYNETMTVESVTQAVSNLALQFGEEDADPGAMSRPFGVALLFGGVDEKGPQLFHMDPSGTFVQCDARAIGSASEGAQSSLQEVYHKSMTLKEAIKSSLVILKQVMEEKLNATNIELATVEPGMKFHMYTKEELEEVIKDI; this is encoded by the exons ATGTTCCTCACACGCTCCGAGTACGACCG GGGTGTGAACACGTTCTCTCCAGAGGGGAGGCTCTTCCAGGTGGAATATGCCATCGAGGCCATAAAG CTTGGCTCCACAGCCATTGGGATCCAGACCTCAGAGGGAGTTTGCCTGGCCGTGGAGAAGAGGATCACATCTCCCCTCATGGAGCCCAGCAGCATCGAGAAGATCGTGGAGATCGACTCCCACATTG GGTGTGCCATGAGTGGCCTAATAGCTGATGCAAAGACTTTAATTGACAAGGCCAGAGTGGAGACTCAG AATCACTGGTTCACCTACAACGAGACGATGACGGTGGAGAGTGTGACACAGGCTGTGTCTAACCTGGCCCTGCAGTTCGGGGAGGAAGATGCCGATCCAGGAGCCATG TCCCGCCCATTCGGCGTCGCTCTGCTCTTCGGAGGAGTGGATGAGAAGGGACCCCAGCT gtTCCACATGGATCCCTCAGGAACATTCGTGCAGTGCGATGCCAGAGCCATCGGCTCCGCCTCAGagggagcccagagctcccTGCAGGAGGTTTACCACAAG TCCATGACGCTAAAGGAAGCCATCAAATCTTCCCTGGTCATCCTGAAACAGGTCATGGAGGAGAAACTAAATGCCACCAACATCGAG cttGCCACGGTGGAGCCTGGGATGAAATTCCACATGTACACAAAAGAGGAGCTTGAGGAGGTCATCAAGGATATttga
- the SYPL2 gene encoding synaptophysin-like protein 2, whose product MSEPGAPAAGDKAPRLQDRVLRGLRWGRLQEPLGFIKVLEWLFAIFAFGSCGSFSGETGATVKCDGSGMTAINIQFGYPFRLYQIPFGMPNCEDQAEAHILYLVGDFSAPAEFFVTLGVFSFLYSMAALVLYLRFHSLYTENTKLPFIDFCVTICFAFFWLVAAAAWGKGLSDVKAATRPSTLISAMGVCQGDEVVCSAGTTPAFGLANISVLFGFLNFLLWAGNCWFVLRETPWLRPPAPRDSAAEQGAIDKQ is encoded by the exons atgTCGGAGcccggcgcccccgcggccggtGATAAAGCGCCCCGGCTCCAG GACCGTGTCCTGCGTGGgctgcgctggggccgcctccaGGAGCCCCTGGGCTTCATCAAGGTGCTGGAATGG CTCTTTGCCATCTTCGCCTTCGGCTCCTGCGGCTCCTTCAGCGGCGAGACCGGAGCCACAGTGAAGTGTGACGGCAGCGGGATGACAGCCATCAACATCCAGTTCGGGTACCCCTTCAG GTTATACCAGATTCCCTTTGGGATGCCGAATTGTGAGGATCAAGCAGAAGCCCACATCCTGTACCTTGTTGGTGATTTCTCTGCTCCCGCCGAGTTTTTTGTGACCCTGGGggtcttctccttcctctaCTCCATGGCGGCTCTTGTGCTCTACCTCCGCTTCCATTCCCTGTACACCGAAAACACGAAGCTCCCCTTCATA GATTTCTGTGTCACCATCTGCTTTGCCTTCTTCTGGCTGGTGGCAGCGGCAGCGTGGGGCAAGGGGCTGAGCGACGTGAAGGCAGCCACGCGCCCCTCCACCCTCATCTCTGCCATGGGGGTCTGCCAGGGCGATGAGGTGgtctgcagcgccggcaccacgCCGGCCTTTGGGCTGGCCAACATCTCCGTG CTCTTTGGGTTCCTCAACTTCCTGCTGTGGGCCGGGAACTGCTGGTTCGTGCTGCGGGAGACGCCGTGGCTGCGACCGCCCGCGCCCCGCGACAGCGCGGCCGAGCAAGGCGCCATCGACAAGCAGTGA